From one Candidatus Methanoplasma termitum genomic stretch:
- a CDS encoding DUF531 domain-containing protein has protein sequence MRGRITIALYNSYDPNKFREPHRRVIARTGDLAMAFGMNLALLGFPIPEDVKTPVEIAEWVAGTTSIGSHGDYFVELAEKGRFNKFPYPSKGFPPQLGEPILTTSKPDEKKRASVNDVAEMVKSGKSILLVFGIGPNGVPKDVAAIPKYHMDVTNGGGFSLETCTALGAVCGALSSKLDQ, from the coding sequence ATGAGAGGAAGGATCACCATCGCATTGTACAACTCATACGACCCCAATAAATTCAGGGAGCCGCACAGAAGGGTCATCGCAAGAACAGGCGATCTCGCAATGGCGTTCGGCATGAATCTTGCTTTGTTGGGATTCCCGATCCCCGAGGATGTAAAGACCCCCGTAGAGATAGCGGAATGGGTTGCTGGCACTACGAGTATCGGCTCCCACGGGGACTACTTTGTGGAACTGGCCGAGAAAGGCAGATTCAATAAATTCCCTTATCCGTCAAAGGGATTCCCCCCGCAGCTTGGGGAACCTATACTAACAACAAGCAAGCCCGACGAGAAGAAAAGAGCAAGCGTCAACGATGTGGCGGAAATGGTCAAAAGCGGAAAAAGCATACTCTTGGTGTTCGGAATAGGGCCGAACGGCGTCCCGAAGGATGTTGCGGCAATACCGAAGTACCACATGGACGTTACCAACGGCGGCGGGTTCTCTCTGGAGACATGCACCGCTCTCGGCGCAGTGTGCGGCGCGCTCAGCTCCAAGCTGGATCAGTAA
- a CDS encoding NAD(P)H-dependent oxidoreductase yields MKVYIIVAYPNKKGLNYAAFEKARQGFQNAGHEIRTTNLYEERFNPTLTFDDEHRRRDMQFDEETKAYRDNIIWADHLVFVFPIWWSGMPAILKGFIDRVFAKGFAYDYEGVRPVGHLKNKTAWIINTYDTSAIYAKLFQQDYGRVLKKQVLSMCGVKTLKHTSMPHTRNSSSEKRSKWLDEVESTAQHQLRTK; encoded by the coding sequence ATGAAAGTGTATATTATTGTGGCCTATCCTAACAAGAAAGGCTTGAATTATGCCGCCTTTGAAAAAGCCAGACAGGGATTTCAGAATGCGGGTCATGAGATCAGGACCACAAACCTATATGAGGAAAGATTCAACCCGACCTTAACATTTGATGATGAGCACAGACGGCGCGATATGCAGTTCGATGAAGAAACCAAAGCATATCGCGACAACATCATATGGGCTGACCACTTGGTCTTCGTTTTTCCGATATGGTGGAGCGGCATGCCGGCCATATTGAAAGGCTTCATAGACAGGGTGTTCGCTAAAGGATTCGCATACGACTATGAGGGAGTAAGACCCGTCGGTCATTTGAAGAACAAGACGGCCTGGATCATAAACACGTATGATACCTCGGCAATATATGCAAAGCTTTTCCAGCAGGATTACGGCAGAGTACTGAAAAAGCAGGTCCTGTCAATGTGCGGGGTCAAAACGCTGAAGCACACATCTATGCCTCACACCAGGAACAGCAGTTCGGAGAAGAGGTCAAAATGGTTGGACGAGGTCGAGTCGACCGCGCAGCATCAGCTGCGCACAAAATAA
- the gyrA gene encoding DNA gyrase subunit A, which produces MEEQQERKKIIPQSIEKEMKRSYIDYSMSVIVGRALPDIRDGLKPVHRKILYAMSELGLPYNRPHKKSARVVGEVLGKYHPHGDSAAYESMVRMAQTFSLRYPLVDGQGNFGSVDGDSPAAMRYTEARLSKISSDMLADIDKNTVDFVDNFDGSLKEPSVLPAKIPNLLVNGSDGIAVGMATKMPPHNLTEVCDAIIHAIDNPEADVFELMRFIKGPDFPTGGTVYGLNGIISAYATGRGKIKVRANTHFEEIGNGKSSIIIDELPYQVNKAALLEAIAEQVKDKVLEDITDLRDESDRDGMRVVIELHKDAIDNVVLENLFKKTQMQITYGIINLALVNNKPTVLTLKEMIDNYISFRTEIVVRRTQFDLEEAEKRYHILEGLMKALGMLDETIALIRASKDAAEANTGLQGLLKIDEEQAKEILALRLQKLTGLEIDSLREETNQKIMLMKDLRDILGDHSRVLSIIKDELKKMKDDYGDERKTIINENALDVDEEDLIPMEDVVITISADNYIKRIPLNTYRQQARGGVGLIGMQTKEEDYVSSMFVASSHDYLMFITNHGRLHWLKGYRVPEGSRQSKGKPIINMISDLEEGEMVVSTICVHEFPENEYLAFCTKNGLLKKTSLSAYKNVRARGIKAIKFDEGDELIETSITEENDQIIIATKNGQAVRFNESDVRSTGRDTMGVKGVTLNEGDAVISMAVVRPEDKLLTVTENGYGKISDVADYRQTNRGAKGVITIKTDERNGKVVSVRKVSAGDQLMVTSMSGKMIRMSVDEIRETGRNAKGVRIMDMRDGDKVTAVQPIISEGEGEGAEEKNETTAP; this is translated from the coding sequence ATGGAAGAACAGCAAGAGCGTAAGAAGATCATACCCCAGAGTATTGAAAAAGAGATGAAAAGGTCGTACATCGACTACTCGATGAGCGTTATTGTCGGAAGGGCGCTTCCGGACATACGCGACGGCCTCAAGCCGGTCCACAGGAAGATCCTGTATGCGATGTCAGAACTGGGACTGCCGTACAACCGGCCACACAAGAAGTCCGCAAGGGTCGTGGGAGAAGTGCTGGGTAAGTACCATCCCCACGGTGATTCGGCGGCGTATGAATCAATGGTCAGAATGGCCCAGACATTCTCGCTCAGGTATCCGCTGGTGGACGGACAGGGCAACTTCGGTTCGGTCGACGGCGATTCTCCTGCGGCCATGCGTTACACAGAGGCCCGCCTGTCGAAGATCTCCAGCGATATGCTTGCGGACATCGACAAGAACACCGTCGACTTTGTTGATAACTTTGACGGCTCCCTCAAAGAGCCAAGCGTCCTCCCGGCGAAGATACCGAACCTTCTGGTGAACGGTTCCGACGGAATAGCGGTGGGAATGGCGACCAAGATGCCCCCGCATAACTTAACAGAGGTATGCGATGCGATCATTCATGCGATAGACAACCCCGAAGCTGACGTGTTCGAGCTGATGAGGTTCATAAAAGGCCCGGATTTCCCCACAGGAGGAACGGTATACGGCCTGAACGGCATAATATCGGCCTACGCGACCGGCCGCGGAAAAATAAAGGTCAGGGCGAACACCCACTTTGAAGAGATAGGGAACGGTAAGAGCAGCATCATAATCGACGAGCTTCCGTATCAGGTCAACAAGGCCGCACTTCTCGAGGCGATCGCAGAACAGGTCAAGGATAAGGTGCTCGAGGACATCACCGACCTCAGGGATGAGTCCGACAGGGACGGAATGAGGGTTGTGATCGAGCTTCACAAAGACGCCATAGACAATGTAGTCCTGGAGAACCTTTTCAAGAAGACGCAGATGCAGATCACATACGGAATAATCAATCTGGCACTTGTGAACAACAAGCCAACCGTGCTCACACTGAAAGAGATGATCGACAACTACATCTCATTCAGGACAGAGATAGTCGTGCGCAGAACGCAGTTCGATCTGGAAGAGGCGGAAAAGCGTTATCATATCTTAGAGGGTCTGATGAAAGCGCTCGGCATGCTCGACGAGACCATCGCTCTCATCCGTGCATCAAAGGATGCGGCGGAAGCGAATACCGGTCTGCAGGGCCTTCTCAAGATCGACGAGGAGCAGGCAAAAGAGATATTGGCCCTGAGGCTGCAGAAGCTAACAGGATTAGAGATAGATTCGCTCAGGGAAGAGACCAATCAAAAAATAATGCTGATGAAGGACCTCCGCGACATCCTCGGCGACCACTCCCGCGTACTTTCCATTATAAAGGACGAACTCAAGAAGATGAAGGACGACTACGGCGACGAGCGTAAAACGATCATCAACGAGAATGCCCTGGATGTAGACGAAGAGGACCTCATCCCGATGGAGGATGTTGTGATAACGATCTCCGCAGACAACTACATCAAGAGGATCCCGCTCAACACATACAGGCAGCAGGCCAGAGGAGGGGTAGGATTGATCGGCATGCAGACCAAAGAGGAGGACTACGTTTCAAGCATGTTCGTTGCCTCCTCGCATGATTATCTGATGTTCATCACCAATCACGGAAGGCTCCACTGGCTCAAGGGATACCGCGTCCCGGAGGGAAGCAGGCAGTCCAAAGGAAAACCGATAATCAACATGATCTCCGACCTCGAAGAAGGGGAGATGGTTGTCAGCACTATCTGCGTACACGAATTCCCGGAGAATGAGTATCTCGCATTCTGCACAAAGAACGGTTTGCTGAAGAAGACAAGCCTCAGCGCATACAAGAACGTCAGAGCAAGAGGGATCAAGGCGATCAAATTCGACGAAGGCGATGAGCTGATAGAAACATCCATCACCGAGGAGAACGACCAGATCATCATCGCGACCAAGAACGGCCAAGCCGTGAGATTCAACGAATCGGACGTCAGGTCGACCGGCAGGGATACGATGGGTGTCAAGGGAGTAACTCTCAACGAAGGCGATGCCGTCATCTCAATGGCGGTAGTCCGCCCGGAAGATAAACTTCTGACTGTCACAGAGAACGGCTACGGGAAGATATCCGACGTTGCCGATTACAGGCAAACGAACCGCGGCGCAAAGGGAGTGATCACCATAAAGACCGACGAGAGGAACGGCAAGGTCGTCTCTGTCAGGAAAGTCTCGGCAGGGGATCAGCTGATGGTCACAAGCATGTCCGGAAAGATGATACGCATGAGCGTCGACGAGATCAGAGAGACCGGGCGCAACGCGAAAGGCGTGCGCATAATGGACATGAGGGACGGGGACAAGGTCACGGCGGTACAGCCGATAATCTCGGAAGGCGAAGGAGAGGGAGCGGAAGAGAAGAATGAAACAACTGCCCCCTGA
- the gyrB gene encoding DNA topoisomerase (ATP-hydrolyzing) subunit B, which translates to MDGEKQQGLYDADSIVALKGLEAVRKRPGMYIGSTDSRGLHHLVYEVVDNGIDEVMAGYADKVNVYINEDGSITVNDDGRGIPVGLNKEEGKDALEMCLTELHAGGKFDHNSYKVAGGLHGVGVSVVNALSKHLIALVERDGKLYRQTYHIGIPDGPVEAIGVSDKTGTTITFWPDPEVFETTVFEYDILQNRFRNQAFLNKEATIYFEDKRTGRSETFHYEGGVSEFVQYLNKSKKAIHEPPIALAGEKYSVMMDIALQYTDGYNEAIDSFVNTIYTPEGGTHMTGFRTSLTRVINNYGKENGLLKDLTLTGDDVREGLTAIVSIRMPDPQFEGQTKAKLGSSIAQTAVTEFMNEKLAEYLLENPAIASIVVKKAISALESREAARKARDATRRKSALESGSLPGKLADCSERDPSKCELYIVEGESAGGSAKQGRNRAFQAILPLRGKILNVEKARPDKILDSEEIRNLMIAIGGGIGKDFDVSKIRYHNVVIMTDADVDGAHIGTLLLTLFYRQMKPLIENGHVYLAMPPLYRVSKGKKEIYAYTEAEMAKAVEELGQGANVSRYKGLGEMNPQQLWETTMDPETRMMKKVEIEDGMLADQLFSILMGDDVEPRREFIIEHAHEVVNLDV; encoded by the coding sequence ATGGATGGGGAAAAACAGCAGGGGCTATACGATGCAGACAGTATTGTCGCCCTAAAAGGATTAGAAGCGGTCAGAAAAAGACCCGGAATGTATATCGGGAGCACCGACAGCAGAGGCCTTCATCATCTTGTTTATGAAGTGGTCGACAACGGAATAGACGAAGTGATGGCAGGCTATGCCGACAAGGTCAACGTCTACATAAACGAGGACGGTTCGATCACCGTTAACGATGACGGAAGAGGGATACCAGTCGGCCTCAACAAAGAAGAAGGCAAGGATGCGTTGGAGATGTGTCTGACCGAACTCCATGCTGGAGGAAAATTCGATCACAACTCTTACAAGGTGGCCGGAGGGCTGCACGGAGTGGGAGTATCCGTTGTCAACGCATTATCGAAACATCTCATAGCTCTCGTTGAAAGGGACGGGAAGCTGTACAGGCAGACATACCATATCGGCATACCGGACGGGCCGGTCGAGGCGATCGGCGTGTCCGACAAGACGGGAACGACGATAACATTCTGGCCGGATCCGGAGGTATTCGAGACCACAGTCTTCGAGTACGACATTCTTCAGAACAGATTCAGGAATCAGGCATTCCTGAACAAAGAGGCCACGATCTACTTTGAGGATAAAAGGACCGGAAGGTCAGAGACATTCCACTACGAAGGCGGTGTGTCGGAGTTCGTTCAATACCTCAACAAATCAAAGAAAGCTATACACGAACCGCCGATCGCTCTAGCGGGAGAGAAGTACAGCGTGATGATGGACATCGCACTCCAGTACACAGACGGTTACAACGAAGCCATAGACTCCTTTGTGAACACCATCTATACTCCGGAAGGCGGGACCCACATGACCGGGTTCAGAACCTCATTGACAAGGGTCATCAACAACTACGGCAAAGAGAACGGGCTGCTCAAGGACCTTACGCTGACCGGCGATGACGTGAGGGAAGGGCTCACGGCGATCGTCAGCATCAGAATGCCCGATCCGCAGTTCGAAGGCCAGACCAAGGCGAAATTGGGAAGCAGCATCGCTCAGACGGCCGTAACGGAATTCATGAACGAGAAGCTCGCAGAGTACCTCCTGGAGAATCCGGCGATCGCCTCGATAGTCGTAAAAAAAGCCATCTCCGCATTGGAAAGCAGGGAGGCGGCAAGGAAAGCGAGAGATGCCACAAGGAGAAAGAGTGCCCTCGAGTCCGGCAGCCTTCCCGGAAAATTGGCGGATTGTTCGGAGAGGGACCCATCAAAATGCGAACTGTATATTGTGGAAGGAGAGTCTGCGGGCGGAAGCGCAAAACAGGGGAGGAACCGTGCGTTCCAAGCCATACTCCCGCTGCGCGGAAAGATCCTGAATGTGGAAAAAGCAAGGCCTGACAAGATCCTCGACAGCGAGGAGATAAGGAATCTTATGATCGCAATAGGCGGCGGCATAGGGAAAGATTTCGACGTATCCAAAATAAGATACCATAATGTTGTGATAATGACCGATGCGGATGTTGACGGCGCACACATCGGGACATTGCTGTTGACGCTCTTCTATAGGCAAATGAAGCCGCTCATCGAGAACGGCCATGTATATCTGGCTATGCCGCCTCTTTACAGGGTCTCCAAAGGGAAGAAAGAGATATATGCATACACCGAAGCAGAGATGGCAAAGGCTGTGGAAGAGCTCGGACAAGGAGCGAACGTGAGCAGATACAAGGGGCTGGGTGAAATGAACCCGCAGCAGCTTTGGGAAACGACCATGGACCCGGAAACAAGAATGATGAAGAAGGTCGAGATCGAGGACGGAATGCTTGCAGATCAATTATTCTCGATACTGATGGGCGACGACGTCGAACCGAGGAGAGAATTCATCATAGAACACGCTCACGAAGTGGTCAACCTGGATGTGTGA
- the thiC gene encoding phosphomethylpyrimidine synthase ThiC has product MSTIMEEARRGTTPMIKRIAEKEGVSEEFVRNGIASGRIVVPCNPKHNPEPAAIGEGMGVKVNVNLGTSRDLADICSELKKLDIAIKYGADAVMDLSTGGDIDRIRKTLIKKAPMMMGSVPIYQTGLTAARKDAIVNMTEDDIFDGIEKHAKDGMDFMTVHCGITKESVAWLKKSKRKTDVVSRGGSFLTAWILHNEEENPLYKNFDYLLELARKYEFALSLGDGFRPGCIDDASDQAQLSELMTLGHLVTRCREAGVQSMVEGPGHVPLDQVPMNIHLEKRLCHNAPFYVLGPLVTDIAPGYDHIVGAIGGAVAAQHGADFLCYLTPAEHLGLPDEEDVREGLIASKIAAHVGDLCFGRGREMDTKMAKARKALDWNTMFEVCIDPEKARRYRARGCTKEEDGCSMCGDVCAVKIVNKYLIKNGPNEDC; this is encoded by the coding sequence ATGAGCACCATAATGGAAGAGGCCCGCCGCGGGACCACCCCGATGATCAAGAGGATCGCAGAGAAGGAGGGGGTCAGCGAAGAGTTCGTAAGGAACGGCATTGCCTCCGGAAGGATCGTGGTGCCTTGCAACCCGAAGCACAACCCGGAGCCGGCTGCGATCGGCGAAGGGATGGGGGTCAAGGTCAATGTGAATCTCGGAACATCCAGAGACCTTGCGGACATATGCAGCGAACTCAAAAAATTAGACATTGCAATTAAGTATGGTGCCGACGCCGTGATGGATCTGAGCACAGGAGGAGATATCGACCGCATCAGAAAGACACTGATCAAAAAGGCCCCGATGATGATGGGCTCGGTCCCGATATACCAGACAGGATTGACCGCGGCAAGGAAAGATGCCATCGTCAATATGACGGAAGACGATATTTTCGACGGAATAGAGAAGCACGCAAAGGACGGGATGGACTTCATGACCGTTCACTGCGGAATAACAAAAGAAAGCGTGGCCTGGCTGAAAAAGAGCAAACGAAAGACCGATGTGGTCTCCAGAGGAGGATCGTTCCTGACGGCGTGGATCCTCCATAACGAAGAGGAGAACCCTCTCTACAAGAATTTCGACTATCTTTTGGAACTGGCCCGCAAATACGAATTCGCCCTTTCCCTCGGCGACGGGTTCAGACCCGGCTGCATAGACGATGCTTCCGATCAGGCGCAGCTGTCGGAATTAATGACGCTGGGTCATTTGGTCACAAGGTGCAGGGAAGCAGGCGTGCAGAGCATGGTGGAGGGTCCGGGGCATGTCCCGTTGGACCAAGTTCCGATGAACATACATCTGGAAAAAAGGCTTTGCCACAACGCGCCGTTCTATGTGCTCGGGCCCCTCGTGACAGACATCGCACCGGGATACGACCACATCGTCGGTGCGATAGGCGGCGCGGTCGCCGCGCAACACGGTGCGGATTTCCTTTGTTATCTTACGCCCGCCGAGCACCTCGGCCTTCCCGATGAGGAAGATGTGAGAGAGGGCCTCATAGCATCGAAGATCGCAGCGCATGTCGGAGACCTCTGCTTCGGCAGAGGAAGAGAGATGGACACAAAGATGGCAAAGGCCAGGAAGGCGCTCGACTGGAACACGATGTTCGAGGTCTGTATCGATCCGGAAAAAGCAAGACGATACAGAGCCAGAGGGTGCACCAAAGAAGAGGACGGATGTTCAATGTGCGGAGATGTCTGTGCCGTCAAGATAGTCAACAAATATCTCATAAAGAACGGTCCGAACGAGGACTGTTGA
- a CDS encoding TIM barrel protein: MRFGPAGYPSEGKTPEGSLKYTKGLGLDALEVEFVRGARISQERAEAVGKAAKDLDIRLSCHAPYFISFNSEEQETRNKSIDWVMDTVRAAHALGAYIIVIHAASYGRSPGTATASAIEGLAKCKEKMDDEGIRDVILGVETMGKKGQFGTLKEIAEVMKSVDGVRPVLDVAHVHARGVGCLKTKADMEKLVNEYFPLCGEIAHFHVSGIKYGDRGEISHLPLSSKEPDMQMLADVLKDSKQDCTFICESPLIAADAVVFRDMFPKYRIS, from the coding sequence ATGCGTTTTGGTCCGGCAGGATACCCAAGCGAGGGGAAGACTCCAGAAGGCTCTCTGAAATATACCAAAGGACTCGGTCTTGATGCCCTTGAGGTAGAGTTCGTAAGAGGCGCAAGGATCAGTCAGGAGAGGGCCGAAGCTGTCGGAAAAGCGGCAAAGGATCTGGACATCAGGCTGAGCTGCCATGCGCCATACTTCATAAGTTTCAACTCCGAGGAGCAGGAAACAAGGAACAAAAGCATCGACTGGGTCATGGACACCGTAAGAGCGGCGCATGCACTCGGAGCATATATAATCGTGATACACGCAGCGTCATACGGGAGATCTCCGGGCACGGCAACGGCATCGGCGATCGAAGGGTTGGCCAAGTGCAAAGAGAAGATGGATGACGAAGGTATCAGGGATGTCATCCTCGGCGTGGAAACGATGGGTAAGAAAGGTCAGTTCGGAACACTGAAAGAGATCGCAGAAGTTATGAAAAGCGTGGATGGAGTAAGGCCGGTATTGGATGTTGCACACGTCCACGCAAGAGGTGTGGGATGCCTTAAGACCAAAGCGGATATGGAGAAGCTTGTCAATGAATATTTTCCGTTATGCGGGGAGATAGCGCATTTTCATGTGAGCGGAATTAAGTACGGCGACAGGGGAGAGATATCCCATCTTCCTCTGAGTTCCAAAGAGCCGGACATGCAGATGTTGGCCGATGTTCTTAAGGACTCTAAACAGGACTGTACATTCATATGCGAGTCACCGCTTATCGCCGCCGATGCGGTGGTGTTCAGAGACATGTTCCCGAAATACAGAATATCATGA
- a CDS encoding DUF1697 domain-containing protein: protein MVECAVFLRGINVGRTKRVKVSEITQILERHFGNVRPYGRSGNFVLISELGNGRIAGMIEDELEKNLALKIPCVVLTKDELSAVFDNNPFRDASVEQLYFILTSGTASKRTGEWENNGDAAKLLGGCIYLNCKGPYHETKLSNNFFEKELGVVCTARNWNTVSKILNL, encoded by the coding sequence ATGGTAGAATGTGCCGTGTTCCTCAGAGGCATAAATGTAGGCAGAACAAAAAGAGTGAAGGTCTCGGAAATAACACAGATACTGGAAAGACATTTCGGCAATGTGAGACCGTATGGTCGAAGCGGGAACTTCGTCCTCATCTCTGAATTAGGAAATGGGCGCATTGCGGGGATGATCGAGGATGAGCTCGAGAAGAACCTTGCTTTAAAAATACCATGCGTCGTGCTGACAAAAGATGAATTATCTGCGGTCTTCGACAATAACCCTTTCCGGGATGCCTCCGTTGAGCAATTGTATTTCATACTCACGAGCGGAACGGCGTCAAAAAGGACGGGAGAATGGGAGAACAACGGAGATGCCGCAAAACTGCTTGGGGGCTGCATTTATCTGAATTGCAAAGGGCCATACCATGAAACAAAACTGTCCAACAATTTCTTCGAGAAAGAATTGGGTGTGGTCTGCACAGCGCGCAACTGGAATACGGTGAGTAAAATATTGAATTTGTGA
- a CDS encoding DNA-3-methyladenine glycosylase family protein has protein sequence MQIELDVSLDPTLGCGQAHRWRKVGDRWNGVLGESIVNLRENAYGFDAEGCSDKGVLNEYFRSGDDLSEIIREISDADAYVASLSSSCPGMRILKQEPWECLATYVLATNVNVKRIAKMVESVCDTFGKNLGERRAFPTPKQILDKQEEIPCCRLGYRQDRFIELAERTENGAIDLEAIGEAGYSECVGRLIEINGVGPKVADCVALFGFGHLEAFPVDARISKCLNEMYGVTGSYKVMSEFGRKKFGRYAGYAQEFLYHSPFITNKNGD, from the coding sequence GTGCAGATCGAACTTGATGTCTCTTTGGATCCTACCCTCGGATGCGGCCAAGCCCACAGGTGGAGGAAGGTCGGCGACCGCTGGAACGGCGTCCTCGGAGAGAGCATAGTCAACCTCAGGGAGAACGCGTACGGCTTCGATGCGGAAGGCTGTTCCGACAAAGGTGTCCTGAATGAATACTTCAGAAGCGGGGACGACCTTTCGGAAATAATAAGAGAGATCTCGGATGCCGATGCTTATGTTGCATCATTATCATCATCCTGCCCGGGTATGCGGATCCTGAAACAGGAGCCGTGGGAGTGCCTTGCGACCTATGTCCTTGCTACGAACGTCAACGTCAAAAGGATCGCAAAGATGGTGGAGTCTGTGTGCGACACATTCGGAAAGAACCTCGGAGAGAGAAGAGCTTTTCCCACACCGAAACAGATACTCGATAAACAGGAAGAGATACCGTGCTGCAGGCTCGGATATCGCCAGGATCGGTTCATCGAACTTGCGGAAAGAACTGAGAACGGCGCTATCGACCTTGAAGCAATAGGGGAGGCGGGCTATTCGGAATGTGTTGGAAGACTGATCGAAATAAACGGCGTGGGCCCAAAAGTGGCTGACTGCGTAGCCCTTTTCGGGTTCGGCCACCTCGAAGCGTTCCCTGTGGACGCCAGGATCTCAAAGTGCCTAAACGAGATGTACGGCGTGACAGGAAGCTACAAAGTGATGTCGGAATTCGGCAGGAAGAAGTTCGGAAGATATGCCGGATACGCACAAGAGTTCCTTTACCACAGCCCGTTCATCACAAATAAAAATGGTGACTGA